The window CGTGCTCGGGATCTTAGCCGGCGTGGTTCTGCTGATGCTTGGTGAGTAGGCGTGTCTCTCCGAGGCACGCACCGGAGTCTCGCACGCCGTCGGGTCAGACAATCAAACAAATAACGGGTGAACCGAGTCTCGGAGAGACTCGGCTACTGATTAGGGGAGAAGTAGTTGACTGGACCAGGGGTGGTTGTCGCGATACCAAGCGACGGAGGCATCGATACCTTCGGCGAGTTCAACCTTAGGTGTCCAGCCGAGTAGATCGCGGGCCTTGCTGATATCGGCGGACGTGATTTTGATGTCGGCCTTGTGGAAGGTCTTATTCTCAATCTTCGCTTTTTTGCCCAATCGTGCTTCGAGCATCTCGATGATGGTGTTGAGCGAAACGGGGGTTCCTCCTCCACCGAGATTAACGACTTCATAACCGACAGGTTGGAGGGCGGCGATCGTCCCAGACGCGATGTCGGACACGTACGTGAAATCGCGTGATTGCTCACCGTCACCAAACAACTCAATCGGAGTGCCTTCGTCGATCCACTTGATGAACCGGAAAATACACATGTCGGGTCGCCCAGCAGGACCGTAAACGGTGAAGTAACGACAGACCGAAACGTCGATATCGTAAAGGTGATGGTAGGCATAAGCCATCGCCTCAGCAGCCTTTTTGCTAGCGGCGTAGGGCGAAATCGGCGTGTTGACGGGCAGTGTTTCGACAAACGGCATGGGTTGGCCGGCGTACAGCGACGAGGTCGAGGCGAGCACGTACTTCTTGACCCCGTGTCGCTGCATCTGATCAAGGAGATTCAGGCTACCCATCGCGTTGGTCGTCATGTAGACATGGGGGTTCTCCATGCTGTACCGCACCCCCGCGCGGGCCGCGAGATTCAATACTCCGTCGAATTGGTGCCGCTCAAAGATACCCTGCAGCGTCGAGTTATCTTCGATGTCCCCGCGGATGAATTCGAATTGCTCGGGGCCGTGGCTCTGCAACCGTTCCAGCCGATGTTCCTTCAATCGTACATCGTAGTAATCGTTGACATTATCGATGCCGACAACTTGGTGTCCCCCCGCAATGAGCTGCGAGGCCACTTCATTGGCGATAAATCCAGCGCAACCGGTGACAAGATAGGTGGACATGGTGCGGTGCAATTGAAAAGGGGATTGATTGGAGCGAAATAGTATATCGGGCGGATTTGTCAACAACAGGCGTCTGGGGAGGGATCCGCGTGCAGGGCAAACGCAGCCACGTGGTCAAACGCATCTCGCCGGGTTAGTTCAGTTGTTGTTTGCGAAGTTGCTCATCATAGTCACGAACAATGGCGTCGTAGTTTTGCTGAATGCGGTCGGCAACGTCAATTCCAGCTTGGGCGTCCCGAATGACCGCGAACACATTGGACAGAGTGCTTGCGTTCGTGGCCGTTTCGCTCAGCAAGACTTGCCCGTTTTCACCCCGACCGGTGTCGGCTTGTAAGAGAGCCATGGCGCCTGCGTCGAGACGAAGTTGTCGAACGAGCTTGTCGACGAGACTTGGGGCGACAAGGCTTGCCGCTGAGGCGGGCAGCCCACGCAGCGCATCATGAACGTCCCGCTGGGATGAGACGAAGAATACGCGAGTATGGCGGAACTGTGGCGAAGCTAAAACCGGTATGGCTTGCATCCAGGACTGCAGCCAAGCCGCGCGATCGGGCGGATTGTCCGGTGGAGCGGCCACGAGCAGGTAATCGTTCCCCTGCCAGAGTGCTCCCTGCTGGCGTGAAATGGCCGTCGCCAGTGGCCGCAGCGATACGCTCCGCCCAATCAGCTCCGAAGGTGGCGGTGGTGGCAGCGGGACGAATGCCCGAACGAGTTTCGGTTGGCGGGGCGGAAGCGGGAACGTTGATGCTGGGGCCGCTGACGGGGGCTGGAAGGTAGCCGATTGCAACTCGAGGCGGAGGGTCCAATGGCTGCGATCGATTCCTGCGCCGCTCACCCCGAAATCTGGGAGAGGCAGTTCGACGCGGCGAATCAGACTTGTATTGGCATCGATCCAAAAGACGAATCGCTCGGACCGAGACGTGACCGAAATCCGCTGTAACTCAGTATTATCAATGGAAGCTGGACGAAGCCACTCAAACTCCGTTTCGGCAGTGAAGAGCTTTTGCATGGGATGATCGGCGAGCAGCCATTCCAACTGTGGGGGCGGGCCCGCAAGGCCGGCGGACAGGCGAGCGCGGAGCACCTCATCGTCGAGTACCCGAGGTAGAGGCAATCGATCGGTTACCGGCGATCGCCACGCGTGCTGGAGGACCTGCCCGTCGAAGTGCGAACTCTGAGGTTCATCGAACCACGCGGTCATATCAATATGTTCGACATCATGATCGGTGCGGTCGGGATGGGCCAACACGCGGATCCTCGCCGTGTACGCCTCGACGGCAAGTTCATGCGGGTCGAAATGAACACTCAGCGGTGCGGTCTCGACTTCATTGGACTGGAAGGCGTTTGCCCCCGGAGCCTGCAGAATCACCTTGCCATTGTCGTCGTAGTACGACGCCACCTGATAGCGGCGAAAGACATCTCGCAGCCGGATTTCCGCATCGACATTGGGCGGTGGCACGGCGGTGTCCGAGGGCGATGTGACTTCCGTCGGTCGACACCCTGCCACGACGCACAGGGCCAGTGCGATCGGGAGCAAGCATAATTGCGGCATGCTCCGAAGTGATAGCGTCATGAGTCGTCGCCATCCTTTCCCATCCGCAGCGATTCCAACCGAACCGGTTTGCACAGTAGCCGCTTTTCATGTGCGGCGCGACCGCACTTGCGGCAGATCAAAGTGGCGTGAGCGACCTGCTCGGCCAACAGCGGAAGAGCGTTTTCGAGCGTGTTCCGGTCCCACTTGCAGATCGCTTTTTTAGGCAGTTTTGCAGACATGCGGTGGAGGTCGCGGGGACTGGAGAGTTTGGAGGTGGATGGTGTCCCTCAGGTTATACACCAATCAACGCGCGAACCATCCCGGCATTTTGGCATCGTTTTCGTCGCAACCACGATTCGGATGCCTGGTGATGCAGGTATCAAAGGGGACAACGAGGGTGGTTGCCAGCGTGCGCTTGCGGAGTGTAGCCGCCCGGGGCAAGCGAGGAATTATCTGGATTCGCACTAGCGTTCCAGTTCGGCGAGATCATTGGTGCGTGCCATCAACCTCAATTTGTCCATCGCCCGTCGCTCGAGTTGACGGACGCGTTCTTTGGATACCCCCAGCCGATTGGCGAGAGATTGCAAGGTATGCACCCGGCGATGGGAACCAAGCGAGAACCGTGAGCGAATGATAAATTTTTCACGGCGATCCAGGTTGCCCAGCATCCCGCCGAGCCGACTGCGCAGTTCATGCCACCGCTTTTCGCTGATGGCCGAACATCGGTCTTCATTGCTGATGTTCAGTTCCATGTCCTGCGCGCCGCCGATCATCCGCTCGCGTTCCTGCTGCAGCAGCACGACGGTGCGGTACGCATTTCGACGCACGACCTGAGTCGCATAGGTGCTGAATCGGAATCCACGTTCGAAGTCAAACTTTTCGACGCTGCGAATCAGCGCGATGATCCCATCGCTCAATAGCTCATCGAACGAATGGTTCGGGGTGACAAACTTCTTGACAATGGAAAAGACCAGACGCAGATTGGCCTCGAGAATCCGATCGCGGTGCCACTGAGCGAGTGCCAAGTAGAGGTCGATCAATTCAAGACGCGACCGCGAGGGACGTTCCGGATTGAGGATGGTGCGGTGTATCGCTGCCTGCTGACGCAGGTAGTTCATCCTTTCAAACAGCTGCTCCTCTTGGTCCGGTTCTAGTAACGCGGCTTCGCAAAGGCGCCCCAGGTGGATTGGTAGTTCGCTGCCGGTGGGGCGACCTTGAGCACTCCCGGGTGCCGAATGTCGATCGGCGAGGCCGAGGGGCAGAGCGAAGATTCGCTTCCCTTCGCGCAGCGAACGGAAGCGTTCGCTGCCCATGAAGTTAATCTCATGCCGCAACCGCCACTTGGTGCGTGCACGCACTTGCTCAATGTCGAGGGATTCCGTCTGCTGAAGTTGGTGTCGGATCTCGGCCAGGGGCTGGGCGAGTTCGTCGCAACGGAGCCATGAAGGATGGCGGGTGGGGAACGAGGACGCTGTCACATTCTCCAGCAGCGGTGCTGCCGGGGCCGACGGGCGGGATCGGGGATTCGTCATTGCACTCATGCGGATGCCTGGCTCCGTGTGGGAAGTGAGATATCGTTGGGCGTTGACGAACCGCTATCATCGAAGCAGTCGTGGGTCGCGTTGCGGTCCGTCGGGCATGCAGGGTCACAGCGCGGGTTGGGATGTCAGATCGAAATCCAAGCTTCCCCGCGCGTGGCGTGCGTGCTTGCTTGCCCCAGCACGAAGCGATTACGGTGCCATTTCCATCCGACGAGCTGGTGGGCGGGCGTCACCAGCCAAGGGCATTGCGACGCGGCCTCCTCTGCGGTGGGTTGCGGTTCCCTAGTAGGGTTCCACGGGAGTCTTCTGGTCCCGTGTGAAGGTGGGCCTCATGCCAGAGATGCTCGGAATAATCCGGCAGGGAGGGCGGGAGCAACCGCGTGCCATGAAGAAACTTGCAGCATTACTGCAAATGGTTTCCGGTAAACGGCCCGCGCAGCCGCGTTGGCTACTCGTCCTGTGGTGCTCAGCGAAGTTGTTCGGTGAGTGCAGTGTGGAGTGCGGGATTGGCGGAGACGGCGAATTTCGGCGCCCAGTCATCGAACGCCCCGCCATCGTAACCAGTCAGCACGGCACCCGCCTCGCGGGCAATCACCGTCCCGGCGGCGGAGTCCCAAGCAGAGACATTGGTGGCCCAATAGGCGTCGAGCCTACCGTCGGCGACATAACACATGTTCAAGGCGCAGGACCCTAGGCGGCGGAGCGACTGGCAGCGTTCGAGCACCCGCAGAAACCGGTCAATCTCCGGTGAATCGCGTGTTACTCCGGCGCGAAAACTGCATGCCACCAGACTCTGATCAAGCGTCGAGGTATCGCTGGTTTTCATCAACCGATCGTTACAGCGGGCGCCCTGGCCATCGATCGCGGTGAAGCAATCCTGGCTGATGGGATCGTAGATCACACCCAGTCTCATTTTCCCACGCGCGTAGAGGCCGATCGATACGGCGAATCCCTGTAAGCCATGAACATAGTTGACTGTGCCATCGAGGGGGTCGACGACCCAGCAGGGAGCCGCGTCGAGGTCGCCAGCCCGGGTGTCGGCAGGTGGCTCATTTTCACCTTCCTCCTCGCCGACAAACGAATAGCTCGGGTAAGAGCTCTCCAGGATCGCCCGAATTGCGTTTTGCGCAGCTAGATCAGCATCGGTGACGAGATCTTTGGGTGCCTTCTCGCTCACCACGCGATTCTGGTATCGCGACATCAGCTCCTCTGCAGCAGCACGGGCGGCGGCGAGTGCGACGTGCAGGTGATCGTTATCCATGAAAATCAGTCGTTTTCGAGATGCCGTAGTTCTTCGAGCCAAAGACGGATGTCGTTGTCGTACTCAGTCGACATGTTACTGAGGATCAACTGGCGATGGAACGCCGCAGCACCACCCTGCTCGACATGCTCGGCCACCTCGGCACTGAGAAACCTCAGGCTGGGGTCAGGAGCAATCAGGCCACGCAGGAAATTCATCAGCAACTGATTGCGGAGGACTTCCTCGGGAAGGATGCGATCGAGATTCTTGGGCAGCTCCCATTTCGCTTTCAGGAATTCAGCCAAGCTGGTCATGCCCGAGCATGGGTTGACCCCAGCGAGCAGCTCGATCAGGACATAGCCCAGGCTCGCTAAGTCACTGCGAGGGGTTGCCGGCCGATTCTCAAGCACTTCTGGGGCGGCATAGATGGGTGTGCATTCCCGGTCATTGGGAGGGTTGCGGTAATCGATCGAGGATCCCATGTCGATTAATTTCGCATGCCCGCTACGTTTGAGCATGATATTGGCGGGTTTGACGTCCCCATGAACAATACCTTCCCGGTGCAGTGCGGCCAACGCTGCCAAACACTCACGGACAATCGCTACCGCGACACCTGCCTTGAATCGCGATTGCTCGACACCCTCGGTCATGATCACGTCGTTTATGTATCGCCAGCGTTTGGGGTGGACGTAGTCACGAAGCAGCTCGAGGCAGGGAGGCATCACCAATTGTCGCAAGTCGTAGCCATCGATCCATTCCATCAGCATGACACGGATGCGGTCTCGCTCGAAAAAGTTTTGCACATCGAGCAAATTATCGTGCTGAATCATTGCCACCCGAGCGGCGATCGATGCCACACGCTGCATCGCTTCATCGTAGGCGCGAGCGTCCTGGAAGCGTTCGGGGGAAAAGATTTTCATCGCCACAGGGACGGTGAAACCATCCGTACCGCGATACTCTGTTAGATAGACTTCTCCCTGGCCGCCGCGACCGAGCATCCGCAGCAAGCGATAGTGCCCCGTCCACGAAACTTTGCGATCGCGAGTGAGTTCGTCATAGCGATTGACCAGCTTCGGGTCGCTCGTCTGAGATTGAGCGCCGAGATAGGTGATCGTGGGCGTGGGTTCGAAACGCGTGGTCGCTGGCATGGCTATGGGCCGATTGTGGCGGCTTCCTTGTCACCTTGATTCGCTATTCCCTAGAAAGAGATACAGATGCAAATGCGTCGAAAGGGTTCGCAATCCGCCATGGTCTTTCTGTTTTCGCAGTGAAGTATAGTCCAACTCGCTCGTCAGTACGAACGGAGGTTCAGCTGAGTAACTCGATTACTCGCCGTAAATCAGCTGGGAGGGGGGCAGTGAAGGTCATCTCGGATTGCGTCTGTGGGTTGAATAGAGTGAGTTGATGAGCGTGCAACGCTTGACGGTCGAGGATGATCTCGTCTGGATCGGCGGTAGTGGAGCCCTCCAACGCGTCTGGTGGCTGATCGGCGGCCAGTGGCTGTCCTGCGGCGCGTGCCAAGGCTGAGCGGGTCAGCACCGCGTGACCGGCATACAGCCGATCGCAGAGAATCGGGCAGCCAATATGAGCTAAGTGCACGCGAATTTGGTGTGTCCGGCCCGTTTTGGGTGACACCTTGACCTGCGTGACGCGCCCGTGTCGAGTCATTACTTCATAGAACGTGGACGCGGGCTTGCTGGACTCATGATTCTCGCGAATCGCCTGCTTGTCCCGCTGATAGGGGTGTCGGCCAATCGGCGCATGGATCCAGTCACGATCCCGATCGAGCCGACCGGCGGTGATGGCGAAATAGGTTTTGGTGACCTTGCGGTCGTGCCACTGCGCCGCCAAATGCAGGTGGACGGCGTTGTTTTTTGCCACCGCAATGACGCCGCTGGTGTCGCGATCGAGCCGATGCACAATTCCGGGACGGGTGGGCCCGCCGACATCCGAAAGCGATTGAAACCGGAATGCCAAGGCGCTGGTGAGCGTGCCGGTCCAGTTCCCGCGGGCGGGATGGACCACCATTCCCGCGGGCTTGTTAATCACGACTAAGCCGTCGTCCTCGTAAAGAATGTCCAGCGGGATATTCTCGGGAACCGTATCGTCGCTGGCTGGCTCGGGGAGTCGGAAGCGGACCCGCTGTCCACTGCGGACTTTGAAGCTCGGTCGCACGACTCGGCCGTTGATCTCGCCACCGTCATCTTGCACAGCCAGGCGGATCTGAGAACGGCTAAACCCGTCGCAAACCTGCGTCAAAAAGAGGTCGATGCGCAATCCGTCGGCAGAATCAGGGACGACAAATTCCCGCACGACATGGTTGTCCGTCGCCAAGGGCTGATCGGGCATGCGACCGTGCGGCGACGTGGGGTCGCCGCCGGAGGATGCCTGCTCGGGGCCAGAGGGCTCGCTCAAGAGTTCTGCGGTGCTACCAGGTCGACCGCCTCGTCTGCTTCTTCCTCTGCTGAGCCGGTTTCATCGGCTGCAGCCGAATCGTCGGCAGCGGCGGGTTTGTCGGCGGGGTCTGCCGGGGGCTCGTCGGTAGCGGGCTCGTCTGCGGGAGAGTCATCCGCAGCGGGGGTGCTGGTTTCGTCGGCCATGGGCTCCGCAGCAGGCGTGTCGCCGGACTCGTTACCGGCGGGTGCCTCCAGGGTGGGCTGTTCCTCCGCAGGCTGCTCGCTGGCCGCTTCTTCCTCAGCGGGTTCGTCAGCCGGCTCAGCTGCGTTGGCGTCTTGTTCCGGTGCCTCAGCTTTTTCGCTTTCTACTTGCGCGGCACTCTCGGTTTGGACAGCCGCCGCCTCATCCATGGCCTCTTCGGCAGCCTCTTCTGGACCGGGTTGGCTCGAGGTTTCAATTTCGGGGAAATCCAAATCAGGCAGGTCCGGGAGCATCTGGTCCGATGGCAGGGCGGGGGGCAGGCTCGGGTCAGCTGGCGTGAAATCTTGTGCGTCAAACCATGTCATGAAGGACTTGGCGGCGGGCTTGGAGAGCAATTTGATTCGCTGCTGAGCTTCAGTGATCATTTCGGCGGACTCACCCGCCTCCATCGTGGCTTCGTAGTGAGCGATGGCGTCATCGGTCTTGCCGAGCGATTCAGCGATCCGTGCTAGGCCGTAGTTGGCACGAGACTGGATAAGCGTTTCTTCGCTGAGCGCAAGAGCTTCCTCGTAGGCGGAGCTGGCTTCATTGAGCAGTTCCTCGGCTTCATCACGGCTGGTAAAGAGGGCGTTGATGCCCGCTCCCATCTTTTGGCTGCCTTGGTACAGTCGCGCCCAGGCCGCCATGGGCGTCTTAGGATAGGTGGCTGCCACGGTGGCCAGCGTTTCGCTGTCACCCCGAACCGAGCCCTCGATCAGTTGGTAGGTGGCATCGCTGCGGTGCTCCGCTTGCAGGCTCGAGTAAAAACCCCAACCAAGCAGTCCCACGAACGCCACGGCAACGCCGACGGCAATGGGTTTGGAATACGGTTCGATCTTCGTGTTAATGCGATCAATGGCCGAGGCTAATTCATTCTCCTGAAGTTCATGGCGTCGCTCGCTATTCATGGGGGGTCGGTCCAAGCCGTTAGAGAAAGATTCCATTGATGCATGCGCCCTCATAGCGCTGCGGTGCGGGCGAGAGTATAGAAACCTCGCCAGGGGAGCGTCAAGGTAATCACGGCCACGCCTGGAGTGGGAAATGAATGAGATTCGAGCCCCCAATCGGCAAACTCTTCCATTTCCCACAATAAAACACTCGCAAACCACCCAATAGTGGGGTGTGTCGCCGATTGGCGCGTAGTTACATTGTGTCGCACGTGAA of the Allorhodopirellula heiligendammensis genome contains:
- a CDS encoding SDR family NAD(P)-dependent oxidoreductase; this encodes MSTYLVTGCAGFIANEVASQLIAGGHQVVGIDNVNDYYDVRLKEHRLERLQSHGPEQFEFIRGDIEDNSTLQGIFERHQFDGVLNLAARAGVRYSMENPHVYMTTNAMGSLNLLDQMQRHGVKKYVLASTSSLYAGQPMPFVETLPVNTPISPYAASKKAAEAMAYAYHHLYDIDVSVCRYFTVYGPAGRPDMCIFRFIKWIDEGTPIELFGDGEQSRDFTYVSDIASGTIAALQPVGYEVVNLGGGGTPVSLNTIIEMLEARLGKKAKIENKTFHKADIKITSADISKARDLLGWTPKVELAEGIDASVAWYRDNHPWSSQLLLP
- a CDS encoding sigma-70 family RNA polymerase sigma factor translates to MSAMTNPRSRPSAPAAPLLENVTASSFPTRHPSWLRCDELAQPLAEIRHQLQQTESLDIEQVRARTKWRLRHEINFMGSERFRSLREGKRIFALPLGLADRHSAPGSAQGRPTGSELPIHLGRLCEAALLEPDQEEQLFERMNYLRQQAAIHRTILNPERPSRSRLELIDLYLALAQWHRDRILEANLRLVFSIVKKFVTPNHSFDELLSDGIIALIRSVEKFDFERGFRFSTYATQVVRRNAYRTVVLLQQERERMIGGAQDMELNISNEDRCSAISEKRWHELRSRLGGMLGNLDRREKFIIRSRFSLGSHRRVHTLQSLANRLGVSKERVRQLERRAMDKLRLMARTNDLAELER
- a CDS encoding inositol monophosphatase family protein, which produces MDNDHLHVALAAARAAAEELMSRYQNRVVSEKAPKDLVTDADLAAQNAIRAILESSYPSYSFVGEEEGENEPPADTRAGDLDAAPCWVVDPLDGTVNYVHGLQGFAVSIGLYARGKMRLGVIYDPISQDCFTAIDGQGARCNDRLMKTSDTSTLDQSLVACSFRAGVTRDSPEIDRFLRVLERCQSLRRLGSCALNMCYVADGRLDAYWATNVSAWDSAAGTVIAREAGAVLTGYDGGAFDDWAPKFAVSANPALHTALTEQLR
- a CDS encoding serine/threonine-protein kinase — encoded protein: MPATTRFEPTPTITYLGAQSQTSDPKLVNRYDELTRDRKVSWTGHYRLLRMLGRGGQGEVYLTEYRGTDGFTVPVAMKIFSPERFQDARAYDEAMQRVASIAARVAMIQHDNLLDVQNFFERDRIRVMLMEWIDGYDLRQLVMPPCLELLRDYVHPKRWRYINDVIMTEGVEQSRFKAGVAVAIVRECLAALAALHREGIVHGDVKPANIMLKRSGHAKLIDMGSSIDYRNPPNDRECTPIYAAPEVLENRPATPRSDLASLGYVLIELLAGVNPCSGMTSLAEFLKAKWELPKNLDRILPEEVLRNQLLMNFLRGLIAPDPSLRFLSAEVAEHVEQGGAAAFHRQLILSNMSTEYDNDIRLWLEELRHLEND
- a CDS encoding RluA family pseudouridine synthase; the encoded protein is MPDQPLATDNHVVREFVVPDSADGLRIDLFLTQVCDGFSRSQIRLAVQDDGGEINGRVVRPSFKVRSGQRVRFRLPEPASDDTVPENIPLDILYEDDGLVVINKPAGMVVHPARGNWTGTLTSALAFRFQSLSDVGGPTRPGIVHRLDRDTSGVIAVAKNNAVHLHLAAQWHDRKVTKTYFAITAGRLDRDRDWIHAPIGRHPYQRDKQAIRENHESSKPASTFYEVMTRHGRVTQVKVSPKTGRTHQIRVHLAHIGCPILCDRLYAGHAVLTRSALARAAGQPLAADQPPDALEGSTTADPDEIILDRQALHAHQLTLFNPQTQSEMTFTAPLPADLRRVIELLS
- a CDS encoding tetratricopeptide repeat protein, producing the protein MNSERRHELQENELASAIDRINTKIEPYSKPIAVGVAVAFVGLLGWGFYSSLQAEHRSDATYQLIEGSVRGDSETLATVAATYPKTPMAAWARLYQGSQKMGAGINALFTSRDEAEELLNEASSAYEEALALSEETLIQSRANYGLARIAESLGKTDDAIAHYEATMEAGESAEMITEAQQRIKLLSKPAAKSFMTWFDAQDFTPADPSLPPALPSDQMLPDLPDLDFPEIETSSQPGPEEAAEEAMDEAAAVQTESAAQVESEKAEAPEQDANAAEPADEPAEEEAASEQPAEEQPTLEAPAGNESGDTPAAEPMADETSTPAADDSPADEPATDEPPADPADKPAAADDSAAADETGSAEEEADEAVDLVAPQNS